A genomic region of Serratia fonticola contains the following coding sequences:
- a CDS encoding TetR/AcrR family transcriptional regulator, which yields MPPITDRKSGRPREFDITLALDNAIKYFRVHGYNGGSMADISLALNLSVGSIYKAFKSKHGLFYSALVRYQKLRSDALAAITEGAVNGRQKVRYMLEYYAEYSHATEGRDGCLMITGAVELANLDAAVAAKVSAGFVRNEERLAGYIREGQHDGSIPAGKDAEAIAKTLLTLLLGMRIMGKTGQERETMLAVVETAMRLLD from the coding sequence ATGCCGCCAATTACAGATAGAAAAAGTGGGCGCCCTAGGGAATTCGATATTACTTTAGCCCTGGATAATGCCATCAAATACTTTAGAGTCCATGGTTATAATGGTGGATCTATGGCTGATATTTCACTCGCTCTAAACCTGTCAGTTGGTAGCATCTACAAAGCCTTCAAGAGCAAACATGGTCTGTTTTATTCGGCGTTGGTTCGGTATCAGAAACTACGTAGTGACGCACTCGCGGCAATAACCGAGGGAGCAGTAAATGGTCGCCAGAAGGTACGTTACATGTTGGAGTATTATGCCGAATATTCTCATGCTACAGAAGGCCGTGACGGCTGTTTGATGATCACGGGCGCCGTGGAGTTGGCCAATTTGGATGCGGCGGTAGCCGCCAAAGTGTCAGCAGGTTTTGTCCGCAATGAGGAGAGACTGGCGGGATATATCAGAGAAGGACAACATGATGGTTCAATTCCCGCAGGAAAAGATGCCGAAGCAATAGCAAAAACTTTACTCACCCTGCTTTTGGGCATGCGTATTATGGGCAAAACAGGTCAGGAACGAGAAACTATGCTAGCCGTAGTTGAAACGGCTATGCGGTTACTGGATTAA